The Anas acuta chromosome 9, bAnaAcu1.1, whole genome shotgun sequence sequence gtaaaatttctgcttttgtgctAAGTCAATAAACTCGCTTGTgtcaggttttgtgtttttgtgttgtttttgtgttgttttttttttgttttttaacgtGTCACGCTCGAGGCTCTGCCTCAGGAAGGCCGCAGGCCCCACCACCAGGCCAGGCCGCGTCGCCATGGCAACAGCGGGGGAGCGCGCGTAGGGCAGGCgggaggggcggcggggccggaaGCGGAAGCGGGCGCGGCCGGAAGCGGAAGCGggcggggcagggccgggcagggcggcGTCATGAAGCCGGCGGTGGACGAGATGTTCCCTGAGGGCGCCGGGCCCTACGTGGACCTCGACGAGGTgagcggggggcggggggcggggggtggggggtggggtttggggtttggggtttggggctgtGCTCGGTGCTCAGCGGCTGTCGTTGCAGGCAGGGGGAAGCACGGGGCTGCTGATGGACCTGGCGGCCAACGAGAAGGCGGTGCACGCGGACTTCTTCAACGGTGAGcgccggcggggcggggcggggacggggacggggacggggacggggacggggggcTCCGGGATGGGCGCGGGGAGAGGCCGGGGCTGTGCGCGGCAGCTGGGGGAGGGCGCTGCTGGAGCGGGCTTGTTGGGGAGTGGGCTTTGCCGCGGAGCTCCgccagcaggctgtgctgtTGTACTGCCTTCACAGCGCTTATAAGCGAGTGCGGTTGTTTATTGCGTGGCGATTGTATGCTGCTTGCTGAGGGAAGTGTTAGAAGCTGCTTCACTGCAATCAGACTTCATAAGGAAGGGATTTTTTGCAGTAAATCACAAATATGAATGTAAACCTGCTAACTGTATAAAAGCGTGTCTGAATGCTGTGACAGCAGCCAGAATTCTGCACGAATTTCTTCATCTTGATGCATGCTGGAAGCTAATACTTGTTCAGCTTTGTACTCTGTGGGTCACTGTTTATCCATTCTGGATGTGATGGCTACTTAACGTGTTTTTAGAAGTCCCTTCTTTCAACCTTTACTTTGCTTTCATGAGCCTAATTTCAAAGCTTGTACTGTGCAAGTGAAGCGGTTAAATTCATGCATGGCAGTGAGCATGTTCCTCAGGTCTGCCTTTTTTCATTCCTGTCTTCTGTGCTGATGTTAGACATCTAGTAACTGGCAGTGCAGTAACTCTCGTGTGCCTAATTCacctttattatttctttaattccAATGACAATGAACTGCTTGTGTGGTGTGTGCACGTGTAACAGTTGAGACTTCAAAGGTTAACTTtactttgtcttgtttttctgacTAGATTTTGAAGATCTCTTTGATGATGATGACATCCAGTGAACTTAGTTGtcctgctgtgcagtgctggaaTGTGGAGTTATCTCTAGGATCGCCTGTGGTGTCcgttatttattaaaataattaagacgGGAAAATCCTGCGGATGGGTGGAACCTGTGTAAGCTGCCAGATGGTGAAAGATAGCGAAGGAGAGAATTGTGGACTGTTACTTCTAGGAAGCTGTGCATaggctttttttaaaattgcactTGCTGATGTCTTCGTTCAATAAAATACTAACAAAAGCTCTGGGATATACTTTGAAAGTAGATGCTGCCGTGTTCTGAGTGTtgggttttttccttcttttaaatgCAATAATTTGCTCTTACTTTGGATATTATATAAAGATACATGGCAAGATGTATTGCTGCCTGGAGAAGATCTGTTCATCTTGCAGTTTAGGATTATCTAGGGCAAAGATGACTTTTTTCAGAATAGTCTGACTCACGTTTAGCAGTAGTGCTAGGAAGAGTGGGGGTCTTCTCCAGTTCCAAGACAGATACGTGATTCCTGTCAGTACTTTGTTTTAATCCAAGTAGCGCAGGAACAAAAAGCAGTAATCTGATCATAGCATTTTTTTATGCAGgtttttacttttataaaaataagtgTATGGTATTGTGCCTTTCAGTGACCACAATGAATCTCAAAATGAGAGGAGCCAGAGTTTTTAATGCATTGTTTCAGAGTCAAGAGTTTAATCCTGTCCTCTGATCTTTTGTTAATCCTTGAAGATCAAAGTGAGATCTCTATTACAACCATAGAATaccccgagttggaagggacccacaaggatcatcgagtccaactccgggctccacacaggtctacccaaagtTCAGAACGTGTGACTAAATGCACAGTTCAAaaacttcttaaactctgacaggcttggtgcagtgactgtgtccctggggagcctgttcctgtgtgcaaccaccctcttggtgaagaacctcttcctgatatccagcctgactctcccctgcctcagcttgacaccattcctcgggtcctatcactggtgattaagaAGAATAGATTGGCGGTGATCCCATTAATTTatcacagaaataattctggGACTGATCTTTCTGAAAGAGACTTAAATTTTCATTGTGAAAGTTGATAGCTGTAAATGCTAAACTGTATGGAAAAACCGAAAACGAAACATTCCTTCCATACCTCTTGCATAGgtctttgcatatttttaaattttaaaaggttcTACACGAGAACACTAGaactaaatgttttttattgtgtTCTTGTGGATTTCTCAACATCCTCCGTTTTGTCATCCAGAGTACCTTAAAGCAGCGTTCTGACGTGCACTCTGCTCTGTCTGGCATTACGATGTGTCCCTCAAGGAACACAAGCTCCCTTAGGCTCGCTGGAACAgtctgcttttccattttagCTCTTGCTTTGGTTGAAGAGGGAGGGATTTCCTGTGTCCTTCATTGATACCAATGTAAACACTGACTGTTGGGTGTTAGAAACAATCCAAACAAAGTTGCTGTCTTTGGTGCTGTGCTTTCTCAGCTAGGTTTTGGGAAGTGAGCTGTTACCAAGCAGAGGGTGCGTTCTGAGCACATGCACttaaaaaagctttcagaagtaACTGTTCCTTCGgctgttttggttgtttttgctGATGCTTGAATTCTTCAAGGTAGTCATCTTGCTTTTGGAACACTTCATTGTCATTGTTTTATATAGGTTTGTCCTTTTGGTTTTCACTTGCTTTCCCTGACCTTTAAGAAACACAAGTCTTAAGTTTGATCACAGCAGCGAGAATATATGTTCTATGAAATAAATCCTTGAATTAGTTGATCTTCATTATGAACACTTCCTCAGTCCCTTCCACCTTTTTTGAGGGGTTTAGCCACCTGCTCAAGGTAGGTATAGCTAAGTCCTTTTTGTGAAGCTTTCCAGAATCTCAATGTTTCATGCTAAAAAGTAGTGTAAGCAGACTGTAGACATGTGGGAAGCATGTCTGTAGGGGAGGAGCTGACTAATCCCAACATTTTCTCACAGTATAAAATTTGTTGTGAAGAAAGCTCCTTGATTTGATGCTCTGTCTTGGTGTGCAGCTGATACCCATGTGTTCATAGCTGCTGTGAGCACTACTTTGATACTACTTCCCAGGCACTGAGGTTGCATTGAGATCTGGCACCTGACTCGGGTTTGTTCTCTCAGGACACAGTGAAACGAACAGGTATGTTCTTCAGAAGGGGGTGGCACTGAGGGCGTGTGGTGTGTTGTCAGTTGTCTGGAGCATGAAGCTGCCTCTACACACTCCCCATCCAGTCTCATTGTATATATCTTCTTTTTTCTGAGAAGGCTTCAAATAAGAATTTTCATCTGGGACTTTAATTTGTTTGGGTCTCTTTTAGGACAGTGTTAAAATGGAAAGGCTAATTTGAAGAACAAAACACCCTTGAGCTTCAAATTGTTTCTACATTAGCATTTGTCAAGTCTTCCGGTCTAATTAGTCTGCAGGCAATCAGCCTGTCATCAGGAAATAATTACAAGATGTCAAAATTTCTAATACGAATTGGTGTAAAGGGCATTTTCCTGACACTTCATTTACAGAGGTTTGACTCCCATACCTCTTGTGGATTTTGACACCATTCTTAACAGGCATTTCGAAGTTAAAACACAAGCCTCTCGCAGCAGTATTTCACACACGCTCTGACTGATGACTTTGTAATCAGCTGGGTACTACTTCGTGTCTTAGTGTCCGAATAAATGCTGTGGGCTGAGGAGCTTTATGAAGGTGCTGAGCCCAGTGCCATGAATTGTCCCGTTGATCTCAGTGAGGCAGGACGCAGCACGGGAGGCTGGCCATCTGCCTCTGCCCTGGCAGCTTGAGGTCCTAAGTGCTGAAACGCTTTGGAATGGGTGCAGCCCAGATGAAAAGCACGGGCTGCAGAACGCTTAAATGTCAGCCCTTTCCCGCTGGGAGTCTCACAGGGCAGATTCTCTGTTAGCAGGAAATCGCCGGCTGCTACAATACATTAGGAATGTGCAAgctattttcagctgaaaaaagtCATTGTGTGGGAGAGAAAGTTCCAAGGCTGAAGGAAGCTGGCTTTAATCTGCGCGTGGTATTTCTGCTGTGCCATTTCTGAGTTGGGCAGCAGGAGAACCCAGAGCTCCGTTGCTCTTCACGCAGGCAGGAATGAAGCTCAGACCTGGCATAGCAGCGGCTGTGCCTTGGttatttggtttggtttgaagTTAACTCCTAGAGAATGAAAATCcggttttgttttacttcaatAATGGAAGTAGAAGGTATTTTTCTCAATAAAGGAATTGATTTAGATGAATAAATGGAGCTCTtcccacttccctggggagttgGGAAGCTGGCAGGCATCTAGCTCTGAATATGCAGTTGTTGAGCACATGGAAACACGCTCGGCAGATGACAGTGTAGCCCTTTTTCTCAAGCAGCTCAGAACAGAGGGACATAGGAACACcgcttttttaaagcttttaaaattggCAGATAGGACCTTTGaatattttctcccttctttatGGAAAATTCAGTTTGCTTGTAGTGAATTTCCAGTCGGCTACACCTTCAGCTGTGTCCATGCCATGTTGCCTGCAGTTCTGGTGTGTATGTGTGAGCCTTTACGGTCTTGTTAAATGAACTTGTAACTTCCTCACGGGGCTGGGAAGGACCCTCCTTGTAGTCACTGAAAAGGCACTGCTTTGGgttgttttgggttgtttttggTCTTGGCTTCCTTGGGGTAGCACTGAAAGTGCTGAGCTGGGTCTGCGTGTGGTTTGCTGCTGGTTTGAGGTGGCTTCAGTGTTGCTGGGATACGGACACTGTGTTGTGGGAATCCCATCTCTGTTCGCACTCCCTCCAAGGTGACAGATACACCTTGGCCTTAAAACATTCACTGGAAtgtgttacagaaataaaatggctTTTCTAAAAATCCCTGCCAGGACAGTGGAGAAAGCTGTGCCGGACCCCACTGAGAAGAGCACTCTGCTTCAGAGTCAGCTGCGGGATCAGAGGGACCTGGCTGTGAAAAAGTGTCTTGCTTCATACCCCCTGCACCTCCCTGTCCCGATTCTGTAGGGGATGTGGCTTCAGGTGGGatcttctcctccccctctgctgtCCTACAGCTTTATGGGAGGGCTTCCACAGGTTTCTTTGTGGGTTGAAATTGGCTGATATGGCCGCAGGAGGAAATAGTTGAAGTTTCACGTTCCTGTTTCAGTCAGAGTCATGGGAGGCTAACACACTGAGTCTGCACAGAGAACACACCGCTGTCCTCGAAGAGCGGTGGAGTTAAGCAGGACGGGTGTCTGGGGATGAGTCTGTGGAGGATGAGCTGTGGATGGGGTTTGCTGATTTACTGCCCTGCCTTTGGCACGCTGAGTCTCTTCGTCTTGTACCTACATCAGCACAAACAGGTCAAAAGCACCCAACAGCCTTGTTCCCGGTTGGGGTGTGCTCAGGATGGGTTTGTCCAAAGCGTTGAAATGGGAAAACTAAATCTGGGAGCCGTTCTGCGGGAAGGCACTGCGCAGGTTGGCTGGAGGCAGCATTTATCCGGTGCCACCTTCCCTGCCAAAAAGCCTCTGGCAACTTTATACTAGGCAAGTAAATATGATTTAAGTTCTGCAGGAAGagcatttctctcttcctcGTAGCTCGTCAGGGTTTAGTGGGACTGCTGTTCGTAGCCCGGTTAATTACTGACACAAGTGATTACAGGGGGCTGAGGCACAGTTAGGAGCAGCCGATGTTGCCTCAGCTGCTGCCCCTGATGCTACCTGGCGTGTTTGTGGTGTGGGTGTCTCCTCGGGAGCCTGCACGCAGACACCTGTGTGTCAGACACCACCAGGAGGCCAACGGTGGTGACCCCGGGCCTCTCCTGGGAGGCTGCCCATCAGCCACATCCCGAGTGGGGTGAATGCACGTGAGGGGTGATGTGGGGGGCAGGAAAATGTGGGATTCATTGagcccttcccagcagggcCAGCGTAGCCCTGGTCTCCAGGTTTCCAACCCTTCCCACAGCTGTGGCAGcttggggcaggaggtgctgcgtTGGCAGGGgtgatgctgctgctggggcctcGCGTGGGCTGGGCGAGGAgccccaggctctgccctggctgcaggcacaTGGCACCAGGCTTGTGTGGCTGGCAGGGTGAAGAGCTGGGCCCAAGCCTCTCAGTCCTGGGGCATGGGATATCACTAAGATTATTTGTTCCTGCTGTGTGGCAGCAAGGaaaggaataatttattttgggaGCCAGTCTGTAAATCAGTATCTTCTACTGCCTGTTCCAGATGTCTCGTAGCACTTTGGTAGTTTCCATTTTCCCTGCCTTTAGAAAAtccatttgaaaatgtttgaggggccacaaaaaaaagccacaacGCTGCAAAGCTTTGATTTGCTCCTTTTGATTTAAGCTTCTTATACGATTTGATCCAGcaattgcttcatttttaaatctccTTTTGTTTATGGATTAGTTTTGTTCCCTCGCTCCTCCCGTTCCCTTCCCATTAACTCACACAGTAGGAGCAggctttttttcccagctgtctGAACTCAACATTACCGACCTGAGCGCCACTTCAGGACTTGCTGGGTCTGGTGTATTTGAAGTTGCCTGGGCTAGAGGAGCCTCTCCAGCTCCCGGCTGCTCAGGAACCATTCAGCTAGTTCCCGGCAGGTGGATCTGCGGACTTGCTCTGGAAAACCATGCTGATCTTCCCTGAGAAGGAGGGAGCGCAGTGCAAGGTGGTGTGATGCTGAAGCCTTGACAACAGCTAAACAGGAGGTTTTTGAGAAAGCAACAGGTGGGTGACCCTGTGTGTGCTGACAAAGGTGCCCCTGCCTTCCTGGCTCAGAGCGAGCCACACTGGGATCTGCTCAGTGTGTGTagataatatttaattttaatatttttatttaataatatttatctccatatactttttttttcctggactgCCTGGTAGGGCTGCAAGAATGTCCCCTTTCCTTAAACCCTTCCCAACAATGCATACAAAAACACAAGAGCATCCTTTACTGAGagtattttattgttgttatttgtaGTGTGGTGGTTGACTGTAGTGtagaaaatgcagctgctggaaatgttttcagctgaagCTTTTTGTGCTGTCTCGTGCTGGTAGTGACGCGTTAGCTCTGTGTGCTGGCTTGCTCTCAAGCTCAGTGGGAGTCTTCTTTAACGTATCTGAGAAGCTATCAAATGCTCTTCACTGAAAGGCAGGTTCCTCGGAGAGCAGCTTGGCAGGATTGTCACCAGCCTCAGCCCTAACGCCCTTCCCTCCGTCGAGCTGATGTTGCTGAGAGCTGGGCCAGGTCTCGGGGGTGTTCATGCCAGGAGCCTCCCTCAGTGGGGGAGGCTGCACCGCc is a genomic window containing:
- the COPS9 gene encoding COP9 signalosome complex subunit 9, which produces MKPAVDEMFPEGAGPYVDLDEAGGSTGLLMDLAANEKAVHADFFNDFEDLFDDDDIQ